A genome region from Microplitis demolitor isolate Queensland-Clemson2020A chromosome 1, iyMicDemo2.1a, whole genome shotgun sequence includes the following:
- the LOC103572711 gene encoding male-enhanced antigen 1 — translation MSPEPTQQPMNQDFVTENLLIDTVTGNHDSDSDDEEIETAGYLPLSQVPTDSDMIIDLYDNENEDNDSIPSIIDSATILFSMSEPISQPSSETLHLWSSELNNKSNIHLDAVKINEVKSVMANFTLPETAIPEWANTVSEEEWKNQLVNRIKEIQEK, via the exons atgtcTCCTGAACCAACACAACAACCAATGAATCAAGATTTTGTAACTGAGAATTTATTGATTGATACGGTTACCGGAAATCATGATTCAGATAGTGATGATGAAGAAATCGAAACAGCAGGTTATTTACCACTTTCTCAAGTGCCAACAGATAGCGATATGATTATTGATCTTTATGATAATGAAAATGAG GACAATGATTCGATTCCGTCAATAATTGATTCTGCTACTATTTTATTCTCTATGTCCGAACCAATATCTCAACCTTCCTCAGAAACTCTTCACCTTTGGAGTtcagaattaaataataaatccaatATTCATCTCGATgctgtaaaaattaatgaagtgAAATCAGTGATGGCAAATTTTACTTTACCCGAAACAGCGATTCCAGAATGGGCAAACACAGTTTCAGAAGAAGAATGGAAAAATCAACTCGTAAATAGGATAAAAGAAAtacaagaaaaatga